From a single Planococcus shenhongbingii genomic region:
- the tgt gene encoding tRNA guanosine(34) transglycosylase Tgt: MTEAVWYEHIKTCKQTGARLGIVHTPHGSFETPAFMPVGTQATVKTMSPEELISMEAGIILSNTYHLWLRPGNDVIREAGGLHKFMNWDRPILTDSGGFQVFSLSEFRNIKEEGVHFRNHMNGDKLFLSPEKAMEIQNDLGSDIMMAFDECPPYPASHEYMKSSVERTSRWAERCLEAHARKNDQGLFGIIQGGEYEDLRQQSARDLVSLDFPGYAIGGLSVGEPKDVMNRALEFTTPLLPADKPRYLMGVGSPDSLIDGAIRGIDMFDCVLPTRIARNGTLMTSTGRLNIKNAAFKRDFGPIDEKCDCYTCTNYTRAYVHHLIRADETFGIRLTSYHNLRFLLNLMSQVRQAIREDRLGDFREEFFEAYGFNKPNAKNF, from the coding sequence ATGACTGAAGCAGTATGGTATGAACACATTAAAACTTGTAAACAAACCGGTGCGCGTTTAGGGATTGTCCATACGCCGCACGGTTCATTTGAAACACCTGCTTTTATGCCGGTCGGCACGCAGGCGACTGTTAAAACGATGTCACCGGAAGAACTGATATCGATGGAAGCCGGCATTATTTTGAGCAATACGTATCATTTATGGCTGCGTCCCGGCAATGACGTCATCCGGGAAGCTGGCGGCTTGCATAAATTCATGAACTGGGATCGTCCGATTTTGACGGATTCCGGCGGTTTCCAAGTGTTTTCACTGAGCGAATTCCGCAACATCAAAGAAGAAGGCGTCCATTTCCGCAACCACATGAACGGCGACAAATTATTCTTGAGCCCTGAAAAAGCGATGGAAATCCAAAATGATCTCGGTTCTGACATCATGATGGCGTTTGACGAATGCCCGCCTTACCCGGCGTCGCATGAATACATGAAGTCAAGCGTCGAACGCACGTCCCGCTGGGCAGAACGCTGCCTGGAAGCGCATGCGCGCAAAAACGACCAAGGCTTGTTCGGCATTATCCAAGGCGGCGAGTACGAAGACCTCCGCCAACAAAGCGCCCGGGATCTGGTTTCCCTTGATTTCCCTGGATACGCAATCGGCGGCTTGTCTGTCGGTGAACCGAAAGATGTCATGAACCGCGCATTGGAATTTACAACGCCGCTGCTGCCGGCAGATAAACCGCGTTATTTAATGGGCGTCGGTTCTCCGGATTCATTGATTGACGGAGCAATCCGCGGCATCGACATGTTCGACTGTGTGCTGCCGACCCGCATCGCGCGCAACGGCACGTTGATGACGAGCACCGGTCGTCTAAACATCAAAAACGCCGCTTTTAAACGTGATTTTGGTCCGATCGATGAAAAATGCGATTGCTATACATGCACAAATTATACGCGTGCATACGTCCATCACTTGATTCGTGCAGATGAAACGTTCGGAATCAGACTTACTAGTTATCATAATCTCCGTTTTCTGTTAAACTTAATGAGTCAGGTACGCCAAGCGATTCGTGAGGACCGCCTGGGAGATTTCCGCGAAGAATTTTTTGAAGCTTATGGTTTCAATAAGCCTAACGCTAAGAATTTCTAA
- the yajC gene encoding preprotein translocase subunit YajC, which translates to MDTLVALSPLLLMFLLMWFFIIRPAQKRQKATATMQSELRRGDRVVTIGGLHGQVDAVDDTTIYLTVADGTRLQFERQAIARVIDSSKTTI; encoded by the coding sequence ATGGATACTTTGGTAGCATTATCACCTTTACTATTAATGTTCTTGTTAATGTGGTTTTTCATCATCCGTCCTGCACAGAAGCGTCAAAAAGCGACAGCTACAATGCAATCGGAATTACGCCGTGGAGACCGCGTAGTAACAATCGGAGGCCTTCATGGCCAAGTGGATGCTGTGGATGACACAACGATCTACCTGACTGTTGCTGATGGAACTCGTCTGCAGTTCGAACGCCAGGCAATTGCACGCGTAATCGATTCATCTAAAACAACTATCTAA
- a CDS encoding post-transcriptional regulator, with protein MLNFTDQYDIVLPALESKCAEFHYLQYDTVTPEELWQYCIKKKWKKKNIGEMRLHEMVNDIMEMTASEFVAFHQIEGLRGANFFSEGNLAELEQLLRPTPKKPTSI; from the coding sequence ATGTTAAATTTTACCGATCAATACGATATCGTTTTGCCAGCGTTGGAAAGCAAATGTGCGGAATTTCATTATCTGCAATACGACACTGTGACTCCTGAAGAATTGTGGCAATACTGCATCAAGAAAAAGTGGAAGAAAAAAAACATCGGCGAAATGAGGCTCCATGAAATGGTCAACGACATCATGGAAATGACCGCTTCGGAATTCGTGGCTTTCCATCAAATCGAGGGACTGCGGGGGGCCAACTTCTTTTCAGAAGGGAACTTGGCTGAACTTGAGCAGCTGCTGAGGCCAACTCCTAAAAAGCCTACTTCTATTTGA
- the secDF gene encoding protein translocase subunit SecDF: protein MKARGRLIAFFLIVIALIGIMAPTSLPIAKDIRLGLDLQGGFEVLYEVKPLEGTEMEITEEVLADTSQALMSRIDVLGVSEPVIQIEGENRIRVQLAGVEDQASARELLSTEANLTFRNAEDEVMLDGSDLKQGGAAGTFDQNGQPVVTLELNDPGKFAEVTGEISQLPPPANVLVIWLDFEEGVDSYAEELMKPDPKFVSAPQVNERINSSSVEISGSFTVEETQNLAGILNAGALPVSLEEIYSTSVGAQFGAQALDQTILAATIGIGLVLLFMIIYYRLPGVIAAITLAVFVYLILLTFEMIGGVLTLPGIASIVLGVGMAVDANIITYERIREELRIGRSVKDSFKAGAASSFSAILDANVTTLIAAIVLFIFGTSSVKGFATLLIISILVSFLTAIWGSRVLLGLLVNSGILDGKVSLFGLRKSLVHKPEENLEILDLSTRFDRYDFVKHRNKFFIASIALIIAGMAVIGIFRLNLGIDFSSGTRVEITSDSAVTKEQVESFLTENGYPTDDVVISGDQSNIGVTRYVDEFSQEEINNLKAAAMDEFGNEPNISTVSPTVGQELAKNAVYALAIASIGIVIYVAFRFEWRMGVASIVALLHDAFFIVAVFSLLRLEVDITFIAAVLTIVGYSINDTIVTFDRIRENLKRMKKVDSPEQLAIIVNKSLRQTLGRSVNTVLTVVLVVIALLIWGAPSITNFSLALLIGLVAGTYSSIFIAAQLWFVLKKRELKKKGPIDIEKLEEKNKWGSDEPVV, encoded by the coding sequence ATGAAAGCAAGAGGCCGTTTAATCGCCTTTTTCCTAATTGTCATTGCATTAATAGGAATTATGGCTCCCACGAGTTTACCCATTGCAAAAGACATCAGACTGGGATTGGATCTGCAGGGCGGATTCGAAGTTCTCTATGAAGTCAAGCCGCTTGAAGGCACGGAGATGGAAATCACGGAAGAAGTTCTGGCGGATACCTCTCAAGCTTTGATGAGCCGGATCGACGTTCTTGGCGTCAGCGAACCGGTCATCCAGATTGAAGGGGAAAATCGCATTCGTGTGCAGCTGGCTGGCGTAGAAGATCAGGCATCTGCCCGTGAGCTATTGTCTACAGAAGCCAATTTGACGTTCCGCAATGCGGAAGACGAAGTCATGCTGGACGGCAGCGATTTGAAGCAAGGCGGAGCGGCAGGGACATTTGACCAGAACGGCCAGCCGGTAGTGACTCTGGAATTGAATGATCCTGGGAAATTCGCGGAAGTTACCGGTGAAATTTCTCAATTGCCACCGCCTGCTAATGTGCTGGTCATTTGGCTGGATTTTGAAGAAGGCGTTGATTCATATGCCGAGGAACTCATGAAGCCGGATCCGAAATTCGTTTCTGCTCCGCAAGTGAACGAACGCATCAACTCTTCTTCTGTTGAAATTTCCGGTTCTTTCACAGTAGAAGAAACTCAGAACTTGGCTGGTATTTTGAACGCCGGTGCTTTGCCGGTCAGCCTGGAAGAAATCTACTCGACTTCTGTCGGAGCGCAATTTGGTGCCCAGGCACTTGACCAGACGATTCTGGCAGCCACGATTGGTATCGGGCTTGTGTTGCTGTTTATGATCATCTATTACCGTTTGCCGGGTGTCATTGCAGCAATTACACTTGCTGTCTTCGTTTACCTGATATTGCTGACGTTTGAAATGATCGGCGGCGTTCTGACGCTGCCAGGTATTGCTTCGATCGTTCTTGGTGTCGGTATGGCAGTCGATGCCAATATCATCACCTATGAACGGATCCGTGAAGAGCTGCGCATTGGCCGCAGCGTCAAAGATTCCTTTAAAGCCGGGGCAGCTTCTTCGTTCTCAGCGATTCTGGACGCCAACGTGACGACGCTGATTGCGGCCATCGTCTTGTTCATCTTCGGTACCAGTTCCGTTAAAGGGTTTGCGACGCTATTGATCATCTCGATCTTAGTATCCTTCCTGACAGCGATTTGGGGTTCACGCGTATTGCTGGGATTATTGGTCAATAGCGGTATTTTGGACGGCAAAGTAAGTTTGTTCGGCTTAAGAAAATCACTTGTCCATAAACCGGAAGAGAATTTGGAAATCCTGGATCTGTCCACTCGTTTTGACCGTTATGATTTTGTGAAGCACCGCAATAAATTCTTTATCGCTTCGATTGCCTTGATCATTGCGGGGATGGCCGTCATCGGAATTTTCCGTTTGAATCTCGGCATTGACTTCTCGAGCGGTACGCGCGTTGAAATCACGTCAGATTCAGCGGTTACCAAAGAGCAAGTCGAATCCTTCCTGACAGAAAATGGTTACCCGACAGATGATGTTGTCATTTCGGGTGACCAATCCAATATCGGCGTAACCCGCTATGTGGATGAATTTAGCCAGGAAGAAATCAATAATTTGAAAGCTGCGGCAATGGACGAGTTCGGCAACGAACCGAATATCTCGACCGTGTCGCCGACTGTCGGACAGGAATTGGCTAAAAATGCAGTATATGCGCTGGCAATCGCCTCTATCGGCATCGTCATCTATGTCGCCTTCCGGTTCGAATGGCGCATGGGTGTCGCTTCCATTGTGGCCTTGCTGCACGATGCCTTCTTCATAGTCGCCGTATTCAGCTTGCTGCGGCTTGAAGTGGATATCACATTTATCGCGGCTGTGCTGACCATCGTCGGTTATTCCATCAACGATACGATCGTAACGTTTGACCGGATCCGTGAAAACTTGAAGCGCATGAAAAAAGTGGATTCGCCGGAGCAATTGGCAATCATCGTCAACAAGTCACTCCGCCAGACGCTGGGGCGCTCAGTAAACACCGTTCTGACGGTTGTGCTGGTTGTTATTGCGTTACTAATCTGGGGTGCGCCGTCAATCACCAACTTCTCGCTTGCCTTGTTAATCGGTTTAGTGGCCGGTACGTATTCTTCCATTTTCATCGCAGCTCAATTATGGTTTGTGCTGAAAAAACGCGAATTGAAGAAAAAAGGTCCGATCGATATCGAAAAACTGGAAGAGAAGAACAAATGGGGTTCTGACGAGCCTGTTGTTTAA
- a CDS encoding LapA family protein, translating to MNYRGFAILSLIFAVIIIVFAVANIDPVPVNYLFGEAQWPLILVILGSALLGFLISALLSAWQKVARKKSKS from the coding sequence ATGAATTATCGGGGATTCGCTATACTAAGCTTGATTTTCGCGGTGATTATTATTGTTTTTGCCGTGGCTAACATCGATCCTGTACCGGTAAATTACTTGTTCGGGGAAGCTCAGTGGCCGCTTATTCTTGTTATTCTTGGCTCGGCTCTTTTAGGTTTTCTTATATCGGCGTTACTTTCTGCGTGGCAGAAAGTAGCCCGAAAGAAATCGAAGTCTTGA
- a CDS encoding LapA family protein: MKYQWLAILGFVFAVIIAVFAVANVDPVPVNYIFGQDRWPLILVILVSALLGFLLSGTVAIIRTFTLQRKVKALQKEIAVKESLIATQQNEIAEYQKADVHPEPMVVTDDRQIR; the protein is encoded by the coding sequence ATGAAATATCAATGGCTCGCTATACTAGGTTTTGTTTTTGCCGTAATTATCGCGGTTTTTGCCGTCGCTAACGTAGATCCGGTACCGGTTAACTACATTTTCGGGCAAGACCGGTGGCCGCTAATTCTCGTTATTCTTGTCTCAGCTCTTTTAGGTTTCCTTCTCAGCGGTACAGTCGCCATTATCCGGACGTTCACTTTGCAGCGAAAAGTCAAAGCGCTCCAAAAAGAAATTGCCGTAAAAGAATCGTTGATCGCCACTCAGCAAAATGAAATCGCGGAATACCAAAAAGCCGACGTACACCCTGAACCGATGGTGGTTACGGATGATCGGCAGATACGGTAA
- the recJ gene encoding single-stranded-DNA-specific exonuclease RecJ encodes MIESKKRWRLTTPDTGLVQAIQKELSISSVLAKILVTRGITTAEEARNFMNMDAQGIHNPYLMKDMDVAVQRIRQAIEEQQKIVVYGDYDADGVTSTTVMMTVLEDLGALASFKIPNRFKHGYGPNKELFQQAYDEGAKLIITVDNGISGMEAVDFANSLGIDVIISDHHDIGEVMPNALAIVHPRHPEGNYPFGELAGVGVAFKIAQALYEEMPDHLLELVAIGTIADLVPLHDENRIFVKAGLEALRDSPRPAISALSEVSGVKQREITEETIGFMFGPRINAIGRLQDADPAVQMFLTDDAAEARSLASGLDVLNKERQGIVKQISEEAAAQVEQRYPEGAPRVIVVAQEGWNPGVVGIVASKLVEKYYRPTIVLSLDPETGKAKGSARSIEGFHLYNELAANRHILPHFGGHPMAAGMTLEMSDVDELRERLNKQAETSLTEEDLVPVVEIDIPVRLEEIDIETIESMRYLAPFGMGFAKPKFFLDEVTVASIRKIGSAQNHLKMELAQNAATIDAVGFGIGSIGDELTPDVKIDVIGDLQINEWNGRKKPQLMIEDVRTDEWQLFDIRGIRQVSRWSKLIPEKDQVYLAFKPETIAVFQTLLQQPIHNLETLKDQEALKHHLVLLDLPESEEQLASVLAHIKPKRIYAHFYAKESQYFEQIPTRDQFAWLFSFIKKRGSFDFKKHCDELAKHKGWTREALFFMLQVFFELGFVTLNNGLTEIAETPSKRDLSEAPIYKKRQQQIDLEQKLLYASYKDLKEWFDAKVSAKEEELWI; translated from the coding sequence ATGATAGAATCCAAAAAGAGATGGCGCTTAACAACTCCTGACACGGGACTGGTACAAGCCATCCAGAAAGAATTATCCATTTCATCCGTTTTGGCCAAAATATTAGTGACGCGGGGCATCACGACCGCTGAAGAAGCACGCAATTTCATGAACATGGACGCACAAGGAATACATAATCCTTATTTGATGAAAGATATGGATGTAGCCGTCCAGCGCATCCGCCAGGCAATTGAAGAGCAACAGAAAATCGTTGTCTACGGCGATTATGATGCGGATGGAGTAACGAGTACAACCGTCATGATGACGGTTCTGGAAGATTTAGGGGCTCTTGCCTCATTTAAGATCCCGAACCGTTTTAAGCATGGCTACGGCCCGAATAAAGAGCTGTTCCAGCAAGCTTATGACGAAGGCGCGAAATTGATCATCACTGTCGACAACGGGATTTCCGGCATGGAAGCAGTCGATTTTGCCAATAGCTTAGGCATCGATGTGATCATTAGCGATCACCATGACATCGGGGAAGTCATGCCGAATGCTTTGGCGATTGTCCACCCGCGCCATCCGGAAGGGAATTATCCTTTCGGTGAATTGGCAGGCGTTGGAGTCGCTTTTAAAATCGCTCAGGCGCTTTATGAAGAAATGCCGGATCATCTTCTGGAACTGGTGGCCATCGGCACAATTGCCGATTTGGTGCCGCTTCATGATGAAAACCGTATTTTCGTAAAAGCGGGCCTTGAAGCGCTTCGTGATTCACCGCGGCCGGCAATCAGTGCATTGTCGGAAGTATCGGGAGTCAAACAGCGGGAAATTACGGAAGAGACAATCGGCTTTATGTTCGGTCCCCGCATCAATGCCATCGGGCGCTTGCAGGATGCGGATCCTGCTGTGCAAATGTTTTTGACGGACGATGCAGCTGAAGCGCGGAGTCTGGCCAGCGGGCTGGATGTACTCAATAAAGAGCGGCAAGGCATCGTCAAACAGATTTCCGAGGAAGCGGCAGCGCAAGTGGAACAGCGCTATCCGGAAGGCGCGCCGCGCGTCATAGTCGTGGCGCAGGAAGGCTGGAACCCGGGCGTCGTCGGAATCGTGGCGTCAAAATTAGTGGAGAAATATTACCGGCCGACGATTGTGTTGTCGCTGGATCCGGAAACCGGCAAAGCGAAAGGCTCGGCGCGGAGCATCGAAGGCTTCCATTTGTATAATGAACTGGCGGCGAACCGCCATATTCTGCCGCATTTCGGCGGGCATCCGATGGCGGCCGGCATGACACTCGAAATGAGCGATGTTGATGAACTGCGCGAACGCTTGAACAAACAAGCGGAAACAAGTTTGACGGAAGAAGATTTGGTGCCGGTGGTGGAAATTGATATTCCGGTCCGCTTGGAGGAAATCGATATCGAGACGATTGAATCGATGCGTTATTTGGCGCCGTTCGGCATGGGCTTTGCCAAACCGAAGTTTTTCCTGGATGAAGTGACGGTGGCGTCAATCCGGAAAATCGGATCTGCCCAGAACCATTTGAAAATGGAATTGGCGCAAAATGCGGCAACGATTGATGCGGTCGGATTCGGCATAGGCTCGATTGGCGATGAACTGACGCCGGACGTGAAAATTGATGTCATCGGTGATTTGCAAATCAATGAATGGAACGGCCGCAAAAAGCCGCAATTGATGATTGAGGACGTCCGAACCGACGAATGGCAGCTCTTCGATATCCGGGGCATCCGGCAAGTATCGCGCTGGTCGAAACTGATTCCAGAAAAAGATCAAGTGTATTTGGCGTTCAAGCCCGAAACGATTGCAGTTTTCCAAACGCTTCTGCAGCAGCCGATCCACAACTTGGAGACGCTGAAAGATCAGGAGGCGCTGAAACACCATCTGGTGCTGCTTGATTTGCCGGAATCGGAAGAACAGCTGGCAAGCGTTTTGGCGCATATCAAGCCGAAACGGATTTATGCACATTTCTATGCAAAAGAATCGCAGTATTTTGAGCAGATTCCGACGCGGGACCAATTCGCGTGGCTGTTTTCTTTCATTAAAAAACGAGGTTCGTTTGATTTTAAAAAGCATTGTGATGAGCTGGCGAAACATAAAGGCTGGACGCGCGAAGCATTATTTTTCATGCTTCAGGTGTTTTTTGAACTCGGTTTTGTTACACTTAACAATGGACTTACAGAGATTGCGGAAACTCCAAGTAAACGTGATTTGTCGGAAGCGCCGATTTATAAAAAGCGCCAGCAGCAAATCGATTTGGAGCAGAAGCTCTTGTATGCATCTTATAAAGACTTAAAAGAGTGGTTTGATGCGAAGGTATCTGCCAAGGAGGAAGAATTATGGATTTAA
- a CDS encoding adenine phosphoribosyltransferase, with protein sequence MDLKQFVTIVEDWPKPGIQFKDITTIMDNGEAYKYATDQMVEYAKQVGAEIIVGPEARGFIIGCPVAYALGIGFAPVRKEGKLPREVIRAEYGLEYGTDVLTMHKDAIKPGQKVLITDDLLATGGTIGATINLVEQLGGVVVGCAFLIELTYLDGRKNLDGYDVMTLMQY encoded by the coding sequence ATGGATTTAAAGCAGTTCGTAACAATTGTTGAAGACTGGCCAAAACCAGGCATTCAATTTAAAGACATCACGACCATCATGGACAACGGCGAAGCGTATAAATACGCGACAGACCAAATGGTGGAATATGCAAAGCAAGTCGGCGCTGAAATTATTGTCGGACCTGAAGCCCGTGGATTTATCATCGGCTGCCCGGTTGCATATGCGCTTGGAATCGGCTTTGCACCTGTCCGCAAAGAAGGCAAATTGCCGCGTGAAGTGATTCGCGCTGAATATGGCCTTGAGTACGGTACAGATGTATTGACGATGCACAAAGATGCGATTAAACCTGGCCAGAAAGTGCTTATCACAGATGACCTATTGGCAACTGGCGGCACAATCGGCGCTACCATCAATTTGGTGGAACAGCTGGGCGGCGTTGTAGTCGGCTGTGCATTCTTGATTGAGCTGACTTACTTGGACGGCCGCAAGAATTTGGACGGCTATGATGTTATGACTCTTATGCAATATTAA
- a CDS encoding glycosyl hydrolase family 28-related protein, whose translation MQLSKYHDPAKNKELLAAILNDSMSIGETTKETQELFRQIKQEEASEQNTICKKNWLERLWSLLAEDHSIEDPHHYSERVEGDDVVPEWKPGLDKQYEELETAMVRRVNVVDFGAVGDGATDCTAAFQKALGNGQVDVFVPAGVYVVRKLELPSWTRIAGAGKGATVIKLHGHAPKRQRLLANQNFVKGNHHISVENLGLDWNVERLGDAANTSAGNNFSSCLTFANVTYGWVKQVAAVNPGLHCFDISSTIYNYGGDGRRARGGSRYVWLDRVNGYGFGDDGITTHHSDYIFISNSHFCDPSGRSHKKGFSNSNGIEIDDGSRFVWLLNNSTARCFGGVEIKAHATSSAATGVFISGHLSVNDNRSFNFRHIGHHLAEDPQSLSAFNIAAQRLVSVAPVFTDMYAGSAPRALVVSGFKNVAINRFLFIGDPDYDYQGNPAAAIQYKAARVSLANGRVAGFKKSSADIYVAGGKQGADRVVIQNIRCIGSAEKPVKIGKGHTSVVVENVKREKVYQT comes from the coding sequence ATGCAGTTAAGCAAATACCACGATCCTGCAAAAAATAAAGAATTGCTGGCAGCGATTTTAAACGATTCGATGTCAATTGGGGAAACAACAAAAGAAACCCAGGAACTTTTTCGCCAAATAAAACAGGAAGAAGCTTCGGAACAAAATACGATCTGCAAAAAGAACTGGCTGGAGCGGCTATGGTCGCTGCTTGCAGAAGACCATTCAATTGAAGATCCGCATCATTACTCTGAACGGGTTGAAGGCGATGACGTTGTGCCGGAATGGAAGCCAGGCCTTGACAAGCAGTATGAAGAACTTGAAACAGCGATGGTGCGGCGGGTGAATGTCGTGGATTTTGGAGCGGTCGGAGACGGTGCGACAGATTGTACGGCGGCATTCCAAAAAGCCCTTGGCAATGGGCAGGTTGATGTGTTTGTGCCGGCGGGAGTTTATGTCGTGCGAAAACTCGAACTGCCTTCCTGGACCCGTATTGCCGGCGCCGGAAAAGGTGCCACGGTGATCAAACTGCACGGCCACGCACCAAAAAGGCAACGCTTGTTGGCGAACCAAAACTTTGTGAAAGGCAACCATCATATTTCTGTGGAAAATTTAGGGCTGGACTGGAACGTCGAACGGCTGGGCGATGCGGCCAATACGAGTGCCGGCAACAATTTCTCCAGCTGCCTTACATTTGCCAATGTTACATATGGCTGGGTAAAACAAGTGGCCGCGGTTAATCCGGGGCTGCATTGCTTTGATATCTCTTCTACCATTTACAATTACGGTGGCGATGGCCGGCGGGCACGTGGCGGCAGCCGCTATGTCTGGCTTGACCGGGTGAACGGCTATGGCTTTGGAGACGACGGCATTACGACCCATCACAGCGATTACATATTCATCTCCAATTCTCATTTCTGCGACCCGAGCGGACGGTCGCATAAGAAAGGCTTTTCCAATTCGAACGGCATTGAAATTGATGACGGCTCCCGTTTTGTTTGGCTGCTCAATAATTCGACGGCGCGCTGTTTCGGCGGTGTAGAAATCAAAGCGCATGCCACCAGCTCTGCTGCAACGGGCGTTTTCATATCCGGCCATTTGTCGGTCAATGACAACCGGTCGTTCAATTTCCGCCATATCGGCCATCACTTGGCAGAAGATCCACAGTCGCTGTCGGCATTTAATATTGCCGCCCAGCGGCTGGTATCAGTGGCGCCGGTGTTTACGGATATGTATGCGGGCTCGGCACCGCGTGCGCTCGTGGTATCGGGATTCAAAAACGTGGCGATCAACCGCTTTTTGTTTATCGGTGACCCGGATTACGATTATCAAGGCAATCCGGCTGCAGCTATCCAGTATAAAGCGGCAAGGGTTTCATTAGCGAATGGCCGAGTGGCGGGCTTTAAAAAGTCCTCTGCTGATATTTATGTGGCAGGCGGCAAACAAGGTGCAGACCGGGTAGTTATACAAAATATCCGGTGCATCGGTTCCGCGGAAAAGCCGGTGAAAATCGGCAAAGGCCATACGTCAGTGGTTGTGGAAAACGTCAAGCGGGAAAAAGTTTACCAGACTTGA
- a CDS encoding type 1 glutamine amidotransferase domain-containing protein, with protein sequence MALDGKKILSFVHHEFEDLELWYPILRLREEGAQVDLAGEEAHIKYIGKYGVPAESDFSYGDISPKDYDAILVPGGWAPDKIRRFPEVLNIVQFMDEHKKPIGQICHAGWVLISAGILTGKKVTSTPGIKDDMMNAGAEWVDSAVVVDGHLVSSQRPPDLPDYMRAFIKVMEQQ encoded by the coding sequence GTGGCATTAGACGGCAAGAAAATTCTAAGTTTTGTCCATCATGAATTTGAAGATTTGGAATTGTGGTACCCGATTCTGAGGCTCCGTGAAGAAGGCGCCCAAGTGGATTTGGCTGGAGAAGAAGCCCATATAAAATATATCGGCAAGTACGGAGTGCCGGCAGAATCGGATTTTTCTTACGGAGACATCAGCCCAAAAGATTACGATGCGATTCTGGTGCCGGGCGGATGGGCGCCTGATAAGATCCGCCGTTTTCCGGAAGTGCTGAATATTGTCCAATTTATGGACGAGCATAAAAAGCCGATCGGACAGATTTGCCATGCCGGCTGGGTGCTCATTTCTGCCGGGATTTTAACTGGCAAAAAAGTGACAAGCACCCCCGGCATCAAAGACGATATGATGAATGCCGGTGCCGAATGGGTGGATAGCGCGGTAGTCGTGGACGGCCATTTAGTATCCAGCCAGCGTCCGCCGGATCTGCCTGACTATATGCGGGCGTTTATTAAAGTGATGGAGCAGCAGTAA